The Dioscorea cayenensis subsp. rotundata cultivar TDr96_F1 chromosome 18, TDr96_F1_v2_PseudoChromosome.rev07_lg8_w22 25.fasta, whole genome shotgun sequence genome includes the window tctctttcttccctgCCTTGATTTTTGCTCACTGCTTTTTCCTCATCCCCAGTGAGGATTTcgattgttattttatttttagactttttcTTGTTCACGACCTTTTTCATCAGACTCTCctgcttttcttctttttaataaattagtggtttatccactttattccaaaaaaaaaataaaaataaaaataaaaataaaaaataaataaataaataacactccCCGGTCCAAAGTTAGTTCGTGGAGTGGACCTTTAAAAGATCGCCTTTTCTTTAgggctcttttcttttctttagtcTACTCTGTTTTTTTGGGGAAAGAGCTACAGAGTAGTTATTTATTGAATACTGAAAACAAACTTACATagacagaaaaacaaaacagaCGAAAAGGATCACAACCAGAATAAAAAGCAATCTAGAACTAAATAAGAAATCAAACAGAGAAACCAGCTTGAGTGAGCAATCTCATGATCCACTTTGGCTTGTCCATTCCTTTGTGGAATAAAGATAAATGAGAAACTTGAAGACCTTGACCAGCTAACATCGCAGCAGTCTTGTTCCAGGGGTGGGGAATCAAAGTAAGGCCCCGAATATTGTGTAGAGCTAGCAGATTCCTGGTTTCAATGATGCAATCAGCAAATCTCCATTGAAAGGTATCGACAACACCAAGCAGCGCCTGCCAAAGCTCCCTCGAACTGGTGAAAATGATAGAACACCTCTCCCCAGCTTCATGAATTGAGCCCAAAGTAGTTTTAACAGCCAAAGCCTCCATCCCAATCCTAGCTCTTCTGTTTTTTTACTGCTTCCACTCGTGGTGTATGTTGTTTTTTCTGGTTTTATGGTTATTTCTTTGGTCCCTTGGGACTAGTACTCATGTATTGTTTTTTTCGGTCTTTTTAAAtgaatgtggttttttttttaaaaaaaaaaaaattatgccatGTATCATTTGCTTTCAAGTAAATTCATTTCGTTACGGcaaaaaatttaagttattcAATCGTACACGAGTGTTTGGTAGAtgacataaaaagaaaataaaattttctcaagCATGATGgtaacataattaatttgtgTTGAGTGGATGAGTTGAGTGGACAAAAAATATcgagaaaaaatttaagttatttaattgTACACGAGTGTTTGATAGatgatataaaaagaaaataaaactttctCAAGCATGATGgtaacataattaatttgtgTTGAGTGGATGAGTTGAGTGGACAAAAAATATcgagaaaaaatttaagttattcAATCGTACACAAGTGTTTGGTAGATGAtgtagaaagaaaataaaactttttcaAGCATGATGgtaacataattaatttgtgTTGAGTGGATGAGTTGAGTGGACAGAAAATATCGAGAAAAAAGTTAAGTTATTCAATCGTACACGAGTGTTTGTTAGatgatataaaaagaaaataaaactttctCAAACATAATGgtaacataattaatttgtgTTGAGCTGATGTAGTGGACAGAAAATATCGATTTATTTTTTGTCCACTCTCATCCACTCAAcacaaattaattatgttacCATCATGCTAgagaaagttttatttttttttatatcatctaCCAAACACTCGTGTACGATTgaataacttaaattttttgCCATAATGAAATGAATTTACTTGAAAGCAAATGATACatggcataattttttttgctaCACAATTGAGAGGATCTCACTCTAGGTGCTTGATGACTCAATCCTTGCTTAAGGCCCTAATACTTACCCTTATTTGTACTAGCATGAGGCGGTTAAATGGAGAATCTAGAAATATGTCGGTGAAGCTTTGTATGTCAGTGCGGTGTACGACAATGTTGGTTGGTAGGTGCTCACTTAGCTTGGAGAAGCTTTAAAGACGTTGCTGACTCTCTCATCAATTTGCTTtagtacaatatatatatttatatgtgcaTCTATGGAGGAATCCAGCATCCAACAACAACTGGGGTATCAACACTGCACAGGAGGAGATGGAAGATAAAATCGGCAAATGGTCTCTGAAGGGGATGACAGCACTTGTCACCGGAGGAACCAAAGGAATAGGGTtcgttttcttcttcttcttcgttgaAACTTCTCTTTATACATCTTAGCCTCTTTCATGCGTATACATGCATGAATTCTTGCAGAAAGGCAGTGGTTGAGGAATTGGCAACGTTGGGAGCAGTAGTACACACTTGCTCATTCAATGAAGCAGAGTTGAATGCAAGCTTGCAACTCTGGGCCGGCAAAGGTCTCCAAGTCACTGGCTCCGTCTGTGACGTTTCTTCACGCCCTCAGCGCCAGCAGCTCATCACCCAAGTCTCTTCCATCTTTGGAGGAAAGCTTAACATcttggtatatatatttaacttttCAAAACAATATTGTGTTTATATTCATCTAATTAGTATCTTGGCTTGCATACATCTTTGTGATGAGTAGTGATTAACAGGAACGTAACCAATACTAATTGATAGGGGCTTAAGGCAAAATGtagaaaaatttcatttatcgaaacaattatgtatatttgtttttttttttctttttccttttcatagACTCATAGTTACAAGTATGCTTGGTATGTATTCATGTTGTTTCCTCCATTCTAACAAGTcattaaaatattgataattgtgtataatttaaaacccaaaatttgaatacattCCTCCATGTCTCTCCCTAACAGAAATACCACTACTAATTAACATCATCATATATATCATCAGATAAATAATGCTGGGACAACCATAGTAAAACCAACAGTGGAGTATACTGAGGAGGAGACATCTTTGATGTGGGCCACAAACTTTGAGTCTGCTTTCCATTTGTGCCAACTGTCTCACCCCCTCCTTAAAGCTTCTGGGTCTGCAAGCATAGTGTTCATCTCGTCTGTTGCCGGGGTGGTTGCCGTTCCTTTTGGGTCCCCTTATGCATCAACAAAAGGAGCAATGAATCAGTTGACAAAGAACTTATCCTGCGAATGGGGAAAGGACAACATACGGGCAAATAGTGTCACTCCTTGGCTTACTAGAACTCCTCTAGCTGAAAGTGTAAgggataattattattattattattattattattattattattattattttgttattggtTTCTAATTAATTGATCATGTTTTGTTCTTAATGTCAGgtgtttgattttgataattctGAATTGATGGAGAAGCTTAGTGAACGGACACCAATTGGACGTGCTGCAGAAGCTTCTGAGGTGTCACCTCTGGTTGCCTTCTTGTGTCTCCCTGTAGCTTCCTACATCACTGGCCAAACTATATCTGTTGATGGTGGATTAACAGTTAATGGCTTTTTCACTTCCTGATTGGGTGAGGATGAAATATTTGGTCATAAATCAACACCCGTTAAGTTGATGGAACTGTCTTCCTTAATTCCTCCTAGGTATTCACCTCTGTTCCTTATGTTGTCAGTTGTTCGGAACTTTCGAGGGTCACCTTCTCGTCGGCGGCGGCGAGGGCGGCGGTGATAGTTACCAACTATTTGACTTTAAAAGACAAATATAAGGGcatagataaaaatataaaagtccCATGGCCGGAAATTGAGATAGTTACCAACTATTTGACTTTAAAAGACAAATATAAATTCTCCCACTACTGATAATGATAGTGGCTCTTTTGGGCTCTTTTTGTTGGTTActttatactttttaaaatttaggatAAGTTTGATTCATGGAATGAAAATAGGAGTAAtaaatttggaaataattaaaataatgggAATAGAAATAAGTTGATAAAAATGGTAataaaaactatgtttggttgaaaagaTAAGttattgagaataaaaaaaatgaggaaaaaatagtataaaattattttaatacctttagtaaaaaaattgatatttatataaaaatagtgtGTTATGTATAATGATTTTATAATAACTACATTCTTATTTATAAAGTATTTTAaacatcattattaattttaattaatataattaaatattttaatttaataattcattatttaattagtatGTATTAAgtaggttttttatttataaaatatttgagtatgcctttattttattgctataattaaattattaaatattttaatttaatatttactctATTTAATCGTTATTAATTAACtatgtaatttatataatatataacatatttgatattttaaaatatttttattataaaatattcataatatGAAGCTATGAaaacttaaaaaagaaaaaaaaaaatattgggatgAAAAGAgacaaaaactataaaaaaaaatggaacatAAATGACATTTCAAATGGAGGTAATGGCCATCACATTTGCAAGAGTAATGGTTACCTGTGAGGGTTGGTGCTGCTCCCGTGACATTACCCATTATAGATACCCAACACATAGACATCAATCACTGTATGTGATGGTTTACCTATTGAAGGTTGCAATTAGCCATACaaaatagcaatttttttttaatggcggatgattattttttttttaatccaattatgataaaatatgttaagaataatttttataaactaatataaaatcaaaattcatcTTAAATACTAGAATGAATTACTTATCAAATATCTAGGGCTTTACTTTTATAACAAGAAGGCATAtggtgttttatttatttatttatttttaaaccgcCCTTCTCACcttcataaaacaaaaaatctaaaattNNNNNNNNNNNNNNNNNNNNNNNNNNNNNNNNNNNNNNNNNNNNNNNNNNNNNNNNNNNNNNNNNNNNNNNNNNNNNNNNNNNNNNNN containing:
- the LOC120281757 gene encoding tropinone reductase homolog At2g29290-like, yielding MEDKIGKWSLKGMTALVTGGTKGIGKAVVEELATLGAVVHTCSFNEAELNASLQLWAGKGLQVTGSVCDVSSRPQRQQLITQVSSIFGGKLNILINNAGTTIVKPTVEYTEEETSLMWATNFESAFHLCQLSHPLLKASGSASIVFISSVAGVVAVPFGSPYASTKGAMNQLTKNLSCEWGKDNIRANSVTPWLTRTPLAESVFDFDNSELMEKLSERTPIGRAAEASEVSPLVAFLCLPVASYITGQTISVDGGLTVNGFFTS